The genome window GTGGTTTTCACTTCTTGCTATTGCTAATTGTTGGTACTTATTTTTGTTCTAACGGTGTGTGTTTATTGTTTAATGAATGAACTTGATTTATATTTCATTACTGTGAATTCCCTGAGAATTCTAAGGAAAAAAATATTTGTGTTCGTAGATTCATTCACGTTGTTACTATATAATAAATCAAcgtaacccgtccaccggacgggtattaaactagttgaCTATTAACCGAACCGATTCAAAGGAAATTCAGGTTCAGCCAACTGAGAGACGCATCGAGTAGCAAGAAGATGTGGAGTTAATTATGGATTTAGCAATGTAGCAATTTTTGTACCTTACGCTTTGAGAGACGAGACTTACCTGCAAGAGATGAGAGTGAAGTAGTGAGCATGATCAGAGACGAAAGTTGAAACAGAGATGCAATTACTCTTTTAGGACAGATGGATCATGGACGACTGATCTAGGCTAACATAATATAGAGCCAGGTTTATAAAACATCGAGTAGTAGTTTAAATAAACCAAACACGATTAGTtgtataaaattaaaaaaattaaattaggTAAATAGGTTAATAAAATTCATCgagttattttatttatttatttatttattttttggcggggtaggtttttggtggtggtgtagtgagtttaggttttaggttattggacacttgtcactctataaatccttcttacacttcttacaattaggagtctttgtagaataacttaactcTTATATTTGTGGCTTTAAAAAGTGTGGATTGCTATTTGATGTTTTTTAAGTTTCTACGTATGTTGGTTAACTAGTCCACATAAAGTTAGAATCGTTTAATCCTTTTATTTAGTGGattaaggctatagggtgtgaggGGCATGGTTGGGTCATTAATCGCCACGTAGGACCATTAATGAATTGTTACACCACCCCCTTGTCTCATCCACCATGAttcccatggattaaaccatggcaaccatgagcatactttccatatttaatattttctttccttttcacaaaaataaattaaagtaagataatagtggtttgagtcatgaccacaccctatagccaaGAGAATTTTAAACTGTACCCTTCTAAATAGgacatatataaattataaattttgaATCGAAGTGTTACGTACCAAACAAATGAACTCAACCCAAATTAAACTCGAATCTCACATTTAAAGGGTTTGTCGACAAATTAAACTCGAATCTTACAAGATGGAAGTGGGTATCATGGAGGAAAATTACAGCCCCAAAGGATCTAACACAACTTGATAACACTAGTTAGCTATTGGTTTGGGTAAGAAATTTTAGAATATAACGTTTTATATTATGAACAAGTACGCCAACCACACTCGTGCGACAAACTTCATGTGATTCGGTATCATAATCATACATGTTTGAAAGTTACACTTAAACCACTTAAAATCCACAAACCCGAGAAAAAGGAGTTACTAGTAAATAAGTTCGTAAAAACACACCACACTAATCTTATATAGATTCCACCATGCTAACATGGTGCACCTAAGAAGCAGCGGTTGCTGAGATGGTTTCCGAACGTATTGACTTCAACTTTGCATTATCGTCTTCTTTGTAGCAGACATgatttaatggttttgcattgtAATTCGTGGTGGCAGTCGGGAGAGATAAACCAAGACAGGCTTGGGGAGGGTTTGACCCTTTATAAGCTTTACAAACGAAGCTTACGAAATCTGTGTAATCCTGCAAGTCACAAAACAAATGTCACGTCTCTAACCAAGATTTACCAAATGCTATTTCGGTTACATACTTGCAGTCTTGAAGATAATACAAAATACTCACATCGTATATTGGCTTTCCGTCCACAACGACCCATGGCACATATGTATGAGGAGGTTCAAGCGCGTTTATTTCATCTGCATATTGTAGCGCAAGCTGCATAATAAATGTATGATTAATGCATCACGTGTGAGTTCAAATAAGAGCCATTAAATATGACCCAATGGCTAAAAGTGGTCCACTTTGTTAATGGTTCTCATTTGAACCTCCCTCTAATACATCATagagttaattacgtttttcgtCCAATCTGGGCCAGGCGACCCTTTCCCGCTTTTTCTTCGTAGCTAAAAAATGCCACGACCTTTCCTTTTGAAATGATTCGAAATTAAAGAAGATATGCTAACTAAATATACAACAAATCTCAATCAAATCTTTAaaatattttaagaaaatatatttaaattataaaacagTTAAGAGATATATACAAATCTGCATTATACATATCTTTTTATTCAAGAGTTATGGAGTATATAATAAAGACCTCTTCTAATAAAAGATTTATTCATGCTCTTCTAATAAACAATTCTGCAGTTTCTAATAAAAGATTTATTCATACTCTTCTAATAAACAATTCTGCAGTATATAAATTTATTGCTTCATATAAACGATTTATTCAtactttttgaacaattttttgTTTTCAAGTCTGAAAAATTTACTATTGGCATAATTTGGTAATTTAAAATGACTGTTATACTTTATTATAAAGAATATGATATTGgaatatttttggaatttgaaTAAATAGTTATTTTTCAATacataatattatttttttgtgATTTTATATATTTGCGCTTTTTTTTCTTAGGCCCACGCTTTTTGTGCACTTTTCGCCTAGGCCCCAGGCGGAGCCtttgcgccttgagtgcgccttaCGCCTTTGATAACTATGATTACTCTACATCATAATATCATATATACAAAATATGTGAGTAAGCAACAAATGATATGAATGTAACATGTAATTAGCCAAGAAAACTAACCTCATGTGCGTAGCCACTAGCGATGCAATCAGTAACAGGTTTCGGGTCCCGAtttaatttttcaaaacaagTTTCCCACTCATCATACTTCGCTGTGTAAGTTAAACTTTCCACACAATAGATAAAAGGGAAGTGGTCGCTCTGCATTAAGATTTTGTGTTAGAAATATTAGTCATCACTGAAGAACACTTAAGATATTTGACTATAGTCCAACACTTTGTCGAAGCTTACCACGACCGGCCAGGCGTGGATTGCACAGGCCTCTACATTATTTAGCACGCATTCCCATTCACCGTGCTGCAACAAAAAACAACATTAAATCATCTTAGTATGGTTGAATGATGTTTTAAGGGTAACTACAGTTTCTCAAGTAAAGCTAAACTGATATATGAGAAGACAAACTATGTAATTcagattaaaatatttcctaccagtcattttttttgttaaaatccCCTAAAGTATACAAATAAATTCGTTAACAATCATATAAATTTAAATCCGAAATGCACAAACTCCCAAAATATTCGATTAAAATTGGGGCACCATGCTTTTATTAGTTGTTGTTTCTGCAAAGTAGGTCTTTCCAAAACTTGCCCTTTGATACTGAAAATTTTTACTTTAAGTTAAATAACTATGTAGCAGATCTTGAATATTTTAAACTGGATGAATCATGAATTTGGAAATATTATCGATATGATAAAGTAAGTAAAAGTGTAAAATAAAGAAGAAATTAGCCTTCAAAACCTGTGTAAGTTTTTAAATTTCAAGTTATGggtcaaaatatgtttttaagcTAAAACCTTACCTGTAATAGACTTCAGTATATTTATGATTCGGATAATTAGTGTAAAGCTTAACAGTAATCATTTGAACCAACAGGTGAAGAGAACTCAATCCAAATCGCCAACGTTCTCAAGAAAAAAATGACTGGAGATGAATTTTCATGAATATTTTTACAACTTGGGTTCCAAATATTTTATCACGAGTTATTTACATCAAAGCCTCTCAAATAAAGTGTATATGTGTTATAAATAATTCGGAATGTTATCAGGAAGAAAAAGTAGTTGATACGCTAACGGGTCAAACAGGTTGGAAGTTAGTAAATTTTGAA of Helianthus annuus cultivar XRQ/B chromosome 1, HanXRQr2.0-SUNRISE, whole genome shotgun sequence contains these proteins:
- the LOC118481932 gene encoding gamma-interferon-responsive lysosomal thiol protein-like, with protein sequence MEAHRRNNRRSNILLLLIVSLAATLVTSSASPITVTTGEKVELSLYYEALCPYCENFILNYLYKIFDNGLISIVDLKLSPYGNAKIRSNGTIVCQHGEWECVLNNVEACAIHAWPVVSDHFPFIYCVESLTYTAKYDEWETCFEKLNRDPKPVTDCIASGYAHELALQYADEINALEPPHTYVPWVVVDGKPIYDDYTDFVSFVCKAYKGSNPPQACLGLSLPTATTNYNAKPLNHVCYKEDDNAKLKSIRSETISATAAS